From Oncorhynchus masou masou isolate Uvic2021 chromosome 7, UVic_Omas_1.1, whole genome shotgun sequence, one genomic window encodes:
- the LOC135542989 gene encoding solute carrier family 15 member 1-like yields MTDKDIDVKKPKRKVDVCGYPLSIFFIVVNEFCERFSYYGMRAVLVLYFRYFLKWDDDLATSIYHTFIALCYLTPILGAIVADSWLGKFKTIVYLSIVYTVGQVVMAVSAIHDITDTDRDGTPDNMTFHVAMSMVGLFLIALGTGGIKPCVAAFGGDQFEDHQVGNASGQPF; encoded by the exons GTGGATGTGTGCGGGTATCCTCTCAGTATCTTCTTCATCGTGGTCAATGAGTTCTGTGAACGTTTCTCCTACTATGGCATGCGAG CGGTGTTGGTCCTGTACTTCAGGTATTTCCTGAAGTGGGATGATGACCTGGCCACCTCTATCTATCACACCTTCATCGCTCTCTGCTACCTGACTCCTATACTGGGGGCCATAGTGGCAGACTCCTGGCTGGGGAAGTTCAA gactATTGTCTATTTATCCATCGTCTATACGGTGGGACAGGTCGTCATGGCAGTAAGCGCCATACACGacatcacagacacagacagggacgggaCCCCTGACAACATGACCTTCCATGT GGCCATGTCTATGGTTGGCCTGTTCCTCATTGCTCTGGGGACGGGGGGCATCAAACCCTGTGTCGCTGCCTTTGGAGGAGACCAGTTTGAAGACCACCAGGTTGGTAACGCTAGCGGGCAGCCATTTTAG
- the LOC135542935 gene encoding FERM, ARHGEF and pleckstrin domain-containing protein 1-like, translated as MTADNQFKVHGQLPLYGMTIRESEDEWGVPHTFTLFGQRQSVVVAASCVSEMVKWMEDIRMAVVLVEQSNRPSTDLLSTSRSDRKSPEEGSVEAESEEELSGSRSSLERQSAQRGNTTVHVCWHRNTSVSMVDFSVAVEVPT; from the exons ATGACAGCAGACAACCAGTTCAAAGTTCACGGCCAGCTGCCTCTCTACGGCATGACA ATCAGGGAGAGTGAGGATGAGTGGGGAGTTCCTCATACTTTCACTCTGTTTGGTCAGCGCCAGTCTGTCGTCGTGGCAGCAAG CTGTGTATCAGAGATGGTGAAATGGATGGAGGACATCAGGATGGCTGTAGTCCTGGTAGAACAGAGTAACAGACCTTCTACTGATCTACTGTCCACCAGTCGATCAGACCGCA AGTCTCCagaagagggcagtgtggaggctGAGTCAGAGGAGGAGCTGAGTGGGTCTCGTAGCTCATTGGAGCGTCAGTCAGCACAGAGAGGAAACACGACGGTTCATGTCTGCTGGCACCGCAACACCTCTGTGTCCATGGTGGACTTTAGTGTGGCTGTGGAGGTACCTACCTGA